The sequence below is a genomic window from Labrys wisconsinensis.
CGCCGTTTGCGACCAGAGGGAACCATGACGAAGAGCAAGCTCATTTCGAGCCTTGTCGGCGTCCTGATGATGGGCGGCGCCATCCTCGCCTCCACATCGACGGCGAGGGCGCAGGACGATGTCTACAGCGGCTATTCCGGCGAGGATTTCCTGTTCAACGGCGCCGGCCACAGCGGCACGCTCAAGGGCGGCATCATGGACACGATCGGCGCCGATTTCGCCGAGAAGACCGGCGTCACGATGTCGTTCGACGCCTTCTGCTGCGGCATCGCCAAGCTGGAAGCCGCGCAGCAGAGCGGCAACGTGCCGTGGCAGATCGTGGCGTTCTCGACCATGAGCGACCTGATCCTGGCCCAGCGCGCCGACCTCCTGCTGAAGATCGACCCGAAGATCGTGCCGCTCGACCGGCTCGAGCCGGACGGCTACGACGCCTATGCGATCTACGGCTACCCCTATGCCGCCGTGATCGCCTGGAACACCGGGAAATGGCCGCTCTCGGGCAAGCATCCAGAGGCCATCGAGGATGTCTTCGACACCAAGGCCTTCCCGGGCAAGCGCTGCCTCTACAAGTACCCGCAGTTCGGCGGCACGATGGAAGCTGCGCTGCTGGCCGACGGCGTTCCGGCCGACAAGCTCTACCCGCTCGACACCAGGCGCGCCTTCGCGTCGCTGAACCGGATCCGCGACGACATCGTCTGGTGGAGCAGCGGTTCACAGGGCGTGCAGCAACTGGTGTCCGGCGCCTGCGACATCGCGCTGGTGTGGAACGGCCCGATCTCGGAGACCATCCGCGCCAACGACAGTCCCTTCGCCATCGCCTGGGGCCACGCGATCTGGGACTATACGCCGGTCGCGATTCCGAAGGGCGTGCGGAACGAGAAGGCGGCGCAAGCTTTCCTGAAGATGATGATCGAGAACAAGGCGGCGCAGGAGAAGTTCGTCGCGCAGACAGGATATGTCCTGATGCCGATGAAGGAGCAGGTCGCCATTCCCGACGACATCAAGCCGTGGGTGCTTGCCGGCGACAACACCAGGACCGCCATCCGGGAAGCCGACAAATACTATACCGACGCCATCGATAGCATCCTCAAGCAGTTCAACAGCTGGGTGGTGAGCGGCAACCTTCCGCAATAGGCGCTCGTCGGACCGGCGGCGAGCCGCCCCGGTCCGTCCTCCCCACGACTGGAATGCGATGACGCCTCCGTCGGTCCGCGACCGGTCGGGAGGCGATCGAGGGATCATGCCGGGAAAACCGAACAAGACGGCTCTGCTGGTCCTGCCCGGGCTGGCCTTCCTTTCGGCGACCTTCATCGTTCCGCTGGCCGGCGTGCTGCTGCGCGGCCTCGATCCGGACGGCCGCCTGTCCTACGCCGCGCCGCGGCTCAGCCTCGCGAACTATGCCGAGCTCATCCATGATCCGCTCTACCGGATCATCCTGGAGAACACCTTCGCCGTGGCCGCGATCGCCACGCTGGTCACCTTGATCCTCGCCTATCCCGCCTGCTTCTTCCTGTCGCGGCTTTCGGGCGGCTGGGGCGGCCGGCTGCTGCTGCTGGCGCTGTTCCCGTTCTGGACGTCGATCCTCGTCAGGCTCTTCGCCTTCACCCAGATCCTGCCGCCGCTCGGCCTGATGTACACGACGACCGCGACGGTGATCGGCATGGTCTACTACCTCCTGCCGTACATGATCGCGGTCCTCTATGCGAGCATGCTCACCATCGACAACGAGCTGATCAACGCCGCCCGCACCCTGGGGGCAGGCATGGTGCAGGCGCTGCGCCGGGTCTTCGTGCCGCTCACCCGATCGGGCGTCTTCGTCGGCTCGACCATGGTCTTCGTGATCAGCCTCGGCTTCTTCCTGACGCCGGCCATTCTCGGCGGCGGCTCCGACCTCACGGTCGCCACCTACATCCAGCAGCAGGTCAACATCGCCCAATGGGGACCGGCCAGCGCCATGGGAACGGTGCTGCTCGTGCTGACCCTGGCCATCTTCTTCGGCGCCAACCGGCTTTTCGCCTCCAACGAGCTGTCGGTCGTCGGGGTGGGCAGCCAGAAGGGCACGTCGCGCGTCGAAGGCCTGCGCTTCACCTGGCCGGTGGTCGTCGGCCTGCTGGTCACGGTCTGCGTGTTCATCTTCCTGCTGGCGCCGCTGGTGATCGTCGTCTTCCTGT
It includes:
- a CDS encoding ABC transporter permease subunit, whose protein sequence is MPGKPNKTALLVLPGLAFLSATFIVPLAGVLLRGLDPDGRLSYAAPRLSLANYAELIHDPLYRIILENTFAVAAIATLVTLILAYPACFFLSRLSGGWGGRLLLLALFPFWTSILVRLFAFTQILPPLGLMYTTTATVIGMVYYLLPYMIAVLYASMLTIDNELINAARTLGAGMVQALRRVFVPLTRSGVFVGSTMVFVISLGFFLTPAILGGGSDLTVATYIQQQVNIAQWGPASAMGTVLLVLTLAIFFGANRLFASNELSVVGVGSQKGTSRVEGLRFTWPVVVGLLVTVCVFIFLLAPLVIVVFLSFTPTTYLAFPPSGFSGRWYARFFGDRDWLTSAWLSLQVALLTSLAATSLGLLTAIGLVRGHMPGKALISALFLAPLVVPVILMAVALFDFANRLHLAGSLAGYVAGHTLLALPITVMIATNALRSIGTELEQAARTLGASPRHAFTAVTARLIAPSLGVAAIFSFVTSWDEPVIALFMSTGRTTLPVHIFNHIQTEVTPTVAAVSTMLMAVVLIGALGFGLVSAARKRRLAAGY
- a CDS encoding extracellular solute-binding protein, which codes for MTKSKLISSLVGVLMMGGAILASTSTARAQDDVYSGYSGEDFLFNGAGHSGTLKGGIMDTIGADFAEKTGVTMSFDAFCCGIAKLEAAQQSGNVPWQIVAFSTMSDLILAQRADLLLKIDPKIVPLDRLEPDGYDAYAIYGYPYAAVIAWNTGKWPLSGKHPEAIEDVFDTKAFPGKRCLYKYPQFGGTMEAALLADGVPADKLYPLDTRRAFASLNRIRDDIVWWSSGSQGVQQLVSGACDIALVWNGPISETIRANDSPFAIAWGHAIWDYTPVAIPKGVRNEKAAQAFLKMMIENKAAQEKFVAQTGYVLMPMKEQVAIPDDIKPWVLAGDNTRTAIREADKYYTDAIDSILKQFNSWVVSGNLPQ